The following proteins come from a genomic window of Populus alba chromosome 12, ASM523922v2, whole genome shotgun sequence:
- the LOC118060616 gene encoding trehalose-phosphate phosphatase A, giving the protein MDLKSNHSAPVLTDSAPRSKSRLRGFRGLMLPYSPSGAPFSPNLLRSIPGRKTGGRDDVRSCGWLDAMKSSSPTHKKFAKDINHELSSPDPEVAYRTWLLNYPSALASFEQIANFAKGKRIALFLDYDGTLSPIVENPDNAFMSDDMRSIVKEVAKYFPTAIISGRSRDKVYEFVGLTELYYAGSHGMDIMCPVKQSVSDHDQNCIKSTDKQGNEVNLFQPAREFLPMIDKVYSSLVRITEDIKGATVENNKFCVSVHYRNVDQDNWKSVGERVQDVIKKYPSLRLTQGRKVLEIRPAINWDKGKALEFLLKSLDLSNCDDVLPIYVGDDRTDEDAFKVLRERNCGYGIFVSKSPKESKAYYSLREPAEVMEFLKSLVTWKKSNAL; this is encoded by the exons ATGGACCTCAAATCAAATCATAGTGCTCCTGTGCTCACTGATTCTGCTCCCCGAAGCAAGTCAAGGCTACGCGGGTTCCGTGGTTTGATGCTGCCATACTCACCCTCAGGTGCACCTTTCTCGCCAAATCTATTACGATCTATTCCTGGGAGGAAAACTGGAGGGCGTGATGATGTTCGCTCCTGTGGTTGGCTGGATGCCATGAAATCATCATCTCCTACTCATAAGAAGTTTGCCAAGGATATTAACCATGAGCTTTCCTCACCTGATCCAGAAGTTGCCTATCGCACCTGGCTG CTTAATTATCCATCTGCGCTTGCATCCTTCGAGCAAATTGCAAACTTTGCAAAAGGCAAGAGAATCGCCTTATTTCTGGATTATGATGGTACTCTTTCACCAATTGTTGAAAATCCTGACAATGCCTTCATGTCTGATGAT ATGCGTTCCATTGTAAAGGAAGTGGCAAAATATTTCCCAACAGCAATAATCAGTGGAAGAAGCCGTGACAAG GTGTATGAGTTTGTAGGGCTTACAGAACTCTACTATGCGGGTAGTCATGGTATGGATATCATGTGCCCTGTCAAGCAATCTGTATCTGACCACGACCAAAATTGTATCAAGTCTACGGACAAGCAG GGCAACGAAGTTAACTTATTCCAGCCTGCTAGAGAATTTTTACCTATGATTGACAAG GTTTATAGTTCCCTTGTCAGGATTACCGAAGATATTAAAGGGGCAACAGTTGAGAACAATAAATTCTGTGTCTCTGTACATTACCGTAACGTTGATCAAGAT aACTGGAAATCAGTTGGGGAGCGTGTCCAGGATGTCATAAAGAAGTATCCTAGCCTGCGATTGACTCAAGGGAGGAAG GTTTTAGAAATCCGTCCCGCGATCAATTGGGACAAGGGGAAAGCTCTTGAATTTCTACTTAAATCACTAG ATCTCAGCAATTGTGATGATGTGCTGCCGATTTATGTTGGAGACGACCGGACAGATGAAGATGCATTTAAG GTTTTGAGAGAGAGGAACTGTGGTTATGgcatttttgtatcaaaatcaCCGAAGGAAAGCAAGGCGTATTACTCTCTCAGAGAACCAGCAGAg GTCATGGAGTTTCTCAAGTCCCTGGTGACATGGAAGAAATCGAATGCTTTATAA